A genomic segment from Gracilimonas sediminicola encodes:
- a CDS encoding DUF72 domain-containing protein — translation MKFGKVDNPGEIDFSLPPDHPDTLRVLNQKGGGDFDAYVGCAKWNKKDLKGFYPRGTKDELEYYSRQFNSIELNATFYGNKGPEQSETWAEKTPDNFKFFPKVVNTISHFKRLKNIEAPLEEYLHGMRGFGDQLEMIFLQLRDDFKPKDFDRIQRLVEIWPDEIPLAIELRHTDWYNDAAVASQVYQLFEENGVANIITDTAGRRDLLHMRLTSPAAFIRYVGANHTSDYDRLDDWVERLKFWKEQGLEKLYFFVHQNLEKESPMLSKHFIKAINKELGTNLDIPGEAEQGDLGL, via the coding sequence ATGAAATTTGGCAAGGTAGATAATCCCGGCGAAATCGACTTTTCCCTCCCACCGGATCACCCCGACACGCTTCGGGTATTAAATCAAAAAGGTGGCGGTGATTTTGATGCTTATGTGGGGTGTGCCAAATGGAATAAGAAAGACCTGAAAGGGTTTTATCCGCGGGGAACCAAAGATGAACTGGAGTACTATTCCCGGCAGTTTAATTCTATTGAGCTGAATGCCACGTTTTACGGGAATAAAGGGCCGGAACAGTCAGAAACATGGGCTGAAAAAACCCCGGACAACTTCAAATTCTTTCCCAAAGTGGTAAATACCATCAGTCACTTTAAACGATTAAAGAATATTGAGGCTCCACTGGAGGAATATCTCCATGGTATGCGGGGTTTTGGGGATCAGCTGGAAATGATTTTCCTGCAGCTTCGGGACGATTTCAAACCGAAAGATTTTGACCGTATTCAACGACTGGTGGAAATCTGGCCGGATGAAATTCCGCTTGCCATCGAATTGCGACACACGGATTGGTACAATGATGCTGCAGTAGCAAGTCAGGTGTACCAGCTCTTTGAAGAAAACGGGGTAGCCAATATCATCACAGACACCGCCGGGCGCCGGGACTTACTGCATATGCGCCTTACGTCCCCCGCAGCTTTTATCCGGTATGTAGGCGCCAATCACACCAGCGACTATGACCGTCTGGATGATTGGGTGGAACGTCTCAAATTCTGGAAAGAGCAAGGACTCGAAAAACTATACTTCTTTGTGCATCAGAACCTGGAGAAAGAATCGCCTATGCTGTCCAAGCATTTCATCAAAGCCATAAACAAAGAGCTGGGAACCAACCTGGATATCCCCGGCGAAGCCGAACAAGGTGATTTGGGGTTGTAG
- a CDS encoding PAS domain S-box protein, which translates to MEKESNNKTGLRRHHFFSAFNSIPDAMVVTDINRRIISVNSAFVKLFGYKRGEVKGKETSLLYSSEQDFSDAGEARFNPDSDVKAEVYEVLYRRKNGEIFPAESVGSVVKDDDGETIGYLAAIKDLTREKRRSEEISLLTKRLRLVAAIVANEEKDFEAKMKNALKLTTDLLGFEIGIVSRVEGGTYTIHQYYPETADLEVGMQFDLRETYCSITLKADDVVCINEMKTSPHNAHPCYTKFSLESYIGVPLIVDEEAIGTINFSSSKPRKEPLGQADEDMVRLLGQWLSSEFEKQAYQNELKKSRDRFRLISHNTADLVCLHEPDGTYEYVSPSVKKILGYTEDELLGTTPYELFHPDDLQKIQKESHERALKGEQVHHVHYRIKRKDGEYIWFETATEPILNEEGEVANLQTSSREITDRKKLEKLLKDTNKLASVGGWELDIRTQELFFTDEVYRIHELPLRTKLSVEEAINFYAEEDRPAITEAVNYAIQTGEGYDLELTLVTAKGNRKWVRAIGKTQVDEKGEAYKLYGVFQDLSMRKLMEDQLKEKNEKLEQLLKATNDINAIIGHDLKSPLNTIIGFSDLSVKALEEGTFEAEKFKKFLNLIYTSSKGMSTTLDDLLKWSRLQTGDLNLDITSIDIKRVGRHLSDFYQASLSNKELKLKFDFGEHSQIRADESMITTMIRNLISNAIKFSNEKGEITVRLEKSRDDWVLTVQDEGVGMTDEVKRDLFSPLDHPSEYGTKNEKGTGLGLKVTEKLVKLHGGRVEVESEVGKGTRFKLYFPNDLSPE; encoded by the coding sequence TTGGAAAAAGAATCAAATAATAAAACCGGACTTCGAAGGCATCACTTTTTCTCTGCTTTCAATTCCATTCCTGATGCGATGGTGGTGACAGATATTAATCGAAGAATTATTTCGGTTAATTCGGCTTTCGTGAAGTTGTTCGGGTATAAGCGTGGTGAAGTAAAGGGAAAAGAAACATCTCTTCTTTATTCTTCAGAACAGGATTTCAGCGATGCAGGAGAAGCGAGGTTTAATCCGGATTCGGATGTGAAAGCAGAGGTATATGAAGTCCTGTACCGTCGAAAGAATGGAGAAATATTCCCGGCTGAATCTGTTGGCAGTGTGGTTAAAGACGATGATGGAGAGACGATTGGCTACCTTGCCGCCATAAAAGATTTGACCCGGGAAAAGAGAAGGAGTGAGGAAATATCCCTGCTCACTAAAAGGTTACGTCTTGTTGCAGCAATTGTGGCCAATGAGGAAAAGGATTTTGAAGCCAAAATGAAGAATGCTCTCAAACTCACTACCGACTTACTTGGGTTTGAAATTGGTATCGTGAGCCGCGTCGAAGGTGGCACCTATACCATCCACCAGTATTATCCGGAAACGGCCGATCTCGAAGTTGGGATGCAATTTGATCTCAGGGAAACCTACTGCAGCATCACCCTGAAGGCGGATGATGTAGTATGTATTAATGAGATGAAAACTTCTCCTCATAATGCGCATCCTTGCTATACTAAGTTCAGCCTTGAAAGTTATATAGGAGTACCCCTAATTGTAGATGAAGAAGCCATCGGAACCATAAATTTTTCCAGTTCTAAGCCAAGGAAGGAACCGCTTGGACAAGCTGATGAAGATATGGTCAGGCTGCTGGGGCAATGGCTAAGTTCAGAGTTTGAAAAGCAGGCCTATCAAAACGAGCTAAAGAAAAGCAGAGACCGTTTCCGGCTTATTTCTCACAACACCGCTGATCTCGTTTGCTTACACGAGCCGGATGGTACCTATGAATATGTATCTCCTTCCGTGAAAAAGATTTTGGGGTACACAGAAGATGAGCTGTTAGGTACTACCCCATATGAATTATTCCATCCCGATGATTTACAAAAAATTCAGAAAGAATCTCATGAAAGAGCTTTAAAGGGGGAACAAGTACATCATGTTCATTACCGGATTAAGCGGAAAGATGGAGAGTATATTTGGTTTGAAACGGCTACGGAACCTATACTGAATGAGGAAGGGGAAGTGGCAAATCTGCAAACATCTTCCAGGGAAATTACCGACCGAAAGAAGCTTGAGAAGCTTCTGAAGGACACAAATAAGCTGGCTTCGGTAGGGGGATGGGAACTTGATATCAGGACACAGGAATTGTTTTTTACTGATGAAGTTTATCGTATTCATGAACTGCCCTTAAGGACGAAACTGAGCGTAGAGGAAGCTATAAATTTTTACGCAGAAGAAGACCGTCCGGCCATCACAGAGGCAGTTAATTATGCTATACAAACCGGTGAAGGATATGACCTTGAGCTCACCTTAGTTACTGCAAAAGGAAACCGGAAATGGGTGCGAGCCATTGGCAAAACACAAGTGGATGAGAAAGGAGAGGCCTATAAGCTGTACGGTGTATTTCAGGATCTGAGTATGCGCAAGCTAATGGAAGATCAGCTGAAGGAAAAGAATGAAAAGCTTGAACAACTGCTTAAGGCCACAAACGATATTAACGCCATTATTGGCCACGATCTGAAGTCACCACTAAATACCATTATTGGTTTTTCTGATCTATCGGTAAAAGCATTAGAGGAAGGAACATTTGAAGCTGAAAAATTCAAAAAATTCCTGAACCTTATTTATACATCATCCAAAGGAATGAGTACTACTCTGGACGATTTGTTGAAATGGTCCAGGCTGCAAACGGGGGATCTGAATTTAGATATTACTTCTATAGACATTAAAAGGGTAGGTCGGCACTTATCCGATTTCTACCAGGCAAGTCTTTCAAATAAAGAGCTGAAGCTGAAGTTTGATTTTGGAGAGCATTCCCAAATTAGAGCAGATGAAAGCATGATAACGACCATGATTAGAAACTTGATTTCAAATGCGATAAAATTTTCCAATGAGAAGGGGGAGATTACCGTCCGGTTAGAAAAGTCCCGGGATGATTGGGTGCTGACTGTACAGGATGAGGGAGTTGGGATGACCGATGAAGTTAAGCGGGATTTATTTTCACCACTCGATCACCCCAGCGAGTACGGAACGAAGAACGAAAAGGGAACCGGTTTGGGATTAAAAGTAACCGAGAAGCTCGTCAAATTGCACGGCGGCAGGGTAGAAGTTGAAAGTGAAGTAGGCAAAGGCACAAGATTTAAACTCTATTTCCCTAATGATCTAAGCCCGGAGTGA
- a CDS encoding sensor histidine kinase, with protein MTKKKGFFRVLLVEDNESHAELIEEKISTLQEDIVVTKTDNRDDLIAIVRNDETDLVLCDYYLPGYSGLEVLSVVREINQELPFILITGYLPEKLAVEAMRDGASDYIMKDNADRLLPAIVRELRNYSRLKESQRVLAKNQKTIDRAYQLAAIGHWEYDVKQDKRFWSDTVKSIHRVDDSFDPNAETTFPFIRDDHDRDLLLNALNESIENGTPYETELEVQTPDGEHRWVRIMWESEMENGECIRILGSVQDIHGEKLRKEKLQEALKEKNTLLNEIHHRVKNNLAVISGMLHLQAFGENDERLQSKLFDSVSRINSMAAVHEILYKSETFSRLDFSESINKLVSSITSVFQSDTELNVHLNIDKNLELNINQAIPLSLTINEVITNTIKHAYGKDESGDLYISLTNEGDKIQLVIEDYGKGIPDGFEPDDNTLGFNLIGALTEQLEGIFSYKGTGKGTKFELCFSKSEKKGSSNALI; from the coding sequence ATGACAAAAAAGAAAGGTTTTTTCAGGGTATTGCTGGTTGAAGACAACGAATCGCATGCTGAACTGATAGAAGAAAAAATAAGCACGCTCCAGGAAGACATTGTCGTTACCAAAACGGACAACAGAGACGATCTGATTGCTATTGTCAGGAATGATGAAACAGATTTAGTGTTATGTGATTATTATCTCCCCGGTTATTCCGGACTTGAAGTGTTAAGTGTGGTGCGGGAAATTAATCAGGAGCTGCCGTTCATTTTAATAACCGGATATCTGCCTGAGAAATTAGCTGTTGAAGCTATGAGGGATGGTGCTTCGGATTACATCATGAAGGATAATGCAGATCGGTTACTTCCGGCTATTGTAAGAGAGCTAAGAAATTATTCCCGACTTAAAGAAAGCCAAAGGGTCCTCGCAAAAAATCAGAAAACCATAGACAGAGCTTATCAGCTGGCTGCAATCGGGCACTGGGAATATGATGTAAAACAAGACAAGAGGTTCTGGTCAGATACGGTAAAATCGATCCACCGGGTGGACGACAGTTTTGATCCGAATGCTGAGACTACCTTCCCTTTTATAAGGGATGACCATGACAGAGACCTTTTGCTGAATGCATTAAATGAATCCATTGAAAACGGCACACCCTATGAAACCGAACTTGAAGTTCAAACTCCGGACGGGGAACATCGATGGGTACGAATCATGTGGGAAAGTGAAATGGAAAACGGCGAGTGTATTCGCATTTTGGGGAGCGTTCAGGACATTCATGGTGAGAAGTTAAGAAAAGAGAAACTGCAAGAAGCCCTCAAAGAAAAGAACACGCTTCTTAATGAAATTCACCACCGGGTAAAGAATAATCTCGCCGTAATTTCCGGAATGTTGCATTTGCAAGCCTTTGGAGAAAATGATGAGCGGCTTCAGAGTAAATTATTTGACAGTGTGAGTCGCATCAACTCAATGGCAGCTGTGCATGAGATCCTATACAAGTCTGAAACTTTTTCGAGATTAGACTTCAGTGAAAGTATTAACAAGCTTGTATCAAGCATTACCTCTGTATTTCAATCTGATACCGAACTCAATGTTCACCTGAATATTGACAAGAACCTGGAACTGAATATCAATCAGGCTATCCCGCTTTCTTTAACCATCAACGAAGTTATTACCAATACCATTAAGCACGCCTACGGGAAAGACGAATCTGGTGATTTGTATATTTCGCTCACTAATGAGGGTGACAAAATACAGCTGGTGATTGAAGATTATGGCAAAGGCATTCCTGATGGCTTTGAACCGGACGATAATACGCTTGGTTTCAATCTTATTGGAGCACTCACCGAACAATTGGAAGGTATCTTCTCTTACAAAGGAACCGGAAAAGGTACCAAATTTGAATTATGCTTTTCTAAATCTGAAAAGAAAGGCAGTAGCAACGCTCTTATTTAA
- a CDS encoding DUF4159 domain-containing protein: MRLSSLLILFLMVTLAFPKSAPAQSSGEFEIARAKYRGGGDWYNDPSALENLISFTKSNVPIQIADSYTDISLGSADLHSYPFVFLTGHGNIALTSTEARNVREYLQNGGFLYIDDDYGLDEYIRPAMKEVFPDEEFIEIPFNHPIYDQIYTFENGLPKIHEHDGKPPQGFGIFYEGRLVVFFSYESNLGDGWADSDVHNTPQSLRQKALQMGTNILVYALTSN, from the coding sequence ATGAGATTATCCTCTTTATTGATTTTATTTCTGATGGTCACATTGGCCTTCCCAAAATCTGCACCGGCCCAAAGTTCCGGAGAGTTCGAAATTGCCCGTGCTAAATATCGCGGAGGCGGAGACTGGTATAATGATCCTTCTGCTTTGGAGAATCTTATTTCCTTTACCAAGAGTAATGTCCCAATCCAAATAGCAGATTCCTACACGGATATATCTCTCGGAAGCGCCGACCTCCATTCCTACCCTTTTGTTTTTCTCACCGGCCACGGAAACATTGCCCTAACTTCAACGGAAGCTCGAAACGTACGCGAATACCTGCAGAATGGCGGTTTTTTGTACATAGATGATGACTACGGACTGGATGAGTACATCCGCCCGGCCATGAAAGAGGTTTTTCCCGATGAAGAGTTTATCGAGATTCCCTTCAATCATCCCATCTACGATCAGATTTATACTTTTGAGAATGGGCTGCCCAAAATCCACGAGCATGATGGCAAACCTCCGCAGGGATTTGGGATTTTTTATGAAGGACGGCTGGTGGTGTTTTTCAGTTATGAGTCTAACCTCGGGGATGGCTGGGCAGATTCCGATGTACACAACACCCCACAATCACTTCGACAAAAAGCTTTGCAAATGGGCACAAATATTTTAGTATATGCCCTCACGTCTAACTAA
- a CDS encoding TonB-dependent receptor, which produces MYRTLLLALLFIIGGFASVKAQQPASLNGYITDSETGETLISANIGFQEINKGTASNTLGYYSLPNIQPGTYTLFCSYIGYKPYRQQITLEPGENLRLDVELVPESVELDEIVVRSSREEEEQKNIGTVQVDAKLIQELPSVFEADVFRSIQLLPGVKAASDFSSGLYIRGGSPDQTLILLDRTTVYNPSHFFGFFSTFNPDAIKDVRLYKGGYPAEYGGRLGSVLTIYNKDGNRNEMDGTATVGLLASRASIEGPYSKGSWMFSARRSTLEPLLAGLRQTTDNVPSQFYFYDFNGKVNFDATKNDKLSLAFYAGQDQVTFPFADDAEFDLNYGNQTLSGNWTHIFSEKLFSNFVLTGSRYFNFPGFDFAGTKFTRSNNIYDFSLKADLEYLPGNNHTIETGIWSGIFTFKLQDTFDGQDTFGSRIQNQYASFYIQDEWRPNDQWIFTPGVRMNYFSDGDYVRIEPRFSMEYRPGSRVRLQAAYGRYNQFLTLVTNEAFSGFDVWLTSAEGVSPAYGDQFVLGAKTIPFEDYGLDIEVYYRTMEDLFELDPFLPDVAGLLYEDLFRVGDGSAYGVEVFFEKRAGDFTGFIGYTLGYTWRRYPGYNSEITEQGQTARFYPPKYDRRHDINLVGNYEFNERWKVTASFNFATGQSYTKVLGRYVQLDLPWTFDDRNTFTVGRVNASRLPSYHRMDVSFSRKGKFFDLGDSELQLQLINVYSRRNVWFYSFDFDENPVERNPVYLLPILPSISYTVNF; this is translated from the coding sequence ATGTACCGCACACTCTTACTGGCATTATTATTTATCATCGGGGGATTCGCATCTGTTAAAGCACAGCAACCTGCTTCTTTAAATGGATACATCACTGATTCTGAAACCGGGGAAACGCTCATCAGTGCAAATATTGGCTTTCAGGAAATCAACAAAGGTACAGCCTCCAATACATTAGGGTATTATTCGCTGCCGAATATTCAGCCCGGCACCTATACCCTTTTTTGTAGTTACATAGGGTACAAACCATATCGACAACAAATTACACTTGAGCCCGGAGAGAACCTGAGACTGGATGTTGAGCTGGTTCCCGAAAGTGTGGAGCTGGATGAAATTGTGGTACGCTCCAGCCGCGAGGAAGAAGAACAGAAGAACATCGGAACCGTGCAGGTTGATGCCAAGCTGATCCAGGAGCTTCCGTCTGTTTTCGAAGCCGACGTTTTTCGCTCCATCCAGCTGCTGCCCGGCGTTAAAGCTGCCTCTGATTTTTCGAGCGGTTTATATATCCGTGGGGGAAGTCCTGATCAAACCCTGATCCTGTTAGACCGAACTACTGTATACAACCCCAGTCACTTTTTTGGCTTCTTCTCCACCTTCAATCCCGATGCCATAAAAGACGTGCGATTATACAAAGGCGGATACCCGGCTGAATATGGCGGTCGATTGGGTTCAGTCCTGACTATCTACAACAAAGACGGAAACCGGAATGAAATGGACGGTACTGCAACCGTTGGATTACTGGCTTCCCGGGCGTCGATTGAAGGGCCATACAGCAAAGGGTCCTGGATGTTTTCAGCTCGGCGTTCTACCCTTGAGCCCCTGCTGGCCGGACTTCGTCAAACTACGGATAACGTGCCCAGTCAATTTTACTTCTATGATTTTAACGGAAAAGTGAATTTTGATGCCACCAAAAACGATAAGCTGTCCCTCGCCTTTTATGCCGGGCAGGATCAGGTAACTTTCCCCTTCGCCGATGACGCGGAATTTGACCTGAATTATGGAAATCAGACATTGAGCGGAAACTGGACGCACATCTTTTCAGAAAAACTGTTCTCTAACTTTGTACTTACCGGCTCCCGGTACTTCAATTTCCCGGGGTTTGATTTTGCAGGAACCAAATTCACGCGTTCTAATAACATCTATGATTTTTCCCTGAAGGCCGACCTTGAATATTTGCCCGGTAACAATCACACCATCGAAACTGGGATCTGGTCCGGAATTTTCACCTTCAAACTGCAGGATACCTTTGATGGGCAGGACACCTTTGGGAGCCGTATCCAGAATCAATATGCATCATTTTATATACAGGATGAATGGCGACCCAATGACCAATGGATTTTCACCCCGGGGGTACGCATGAACTATTTTTCGGATGGAGATTATGTGCGTATTGAACCCCGTTTCTCCATGGAATACAGGCCGGGAAGCCGGGTACGCCTTCAGGCTGCCTATGGCCGGTACAATCAGTTCCTCACCCTGGTAACCAACGAAGCCTTTTCCGGCTTTGATGTGTGGCTGACTTCCGCCGAAGGTGTCTCCCCTGCTTACGGAGATCAGTTCGTACTCGGAGCTAAAACCATCCCTTTTGAAGACTACGGTCTTGATATCGAAGTCTATTACCGAACCATGGAAGACTTATTTGAGCTGGATCCCTTTCTTCCCGATGTAGCCGGACTTTTATATGAGGATTTATTCCGTGTGGGTGACGGAAGTGCCTACGGAGTTGAAGTGTTCTTTGAAAAGAGAGCCGGAGATTTCACCGGGTTTATCGGTTATACACTGGGCTACACCTGGAGACGATATCCGGGTTACAATTCTGAGATTACCGAACAGGGGCAAACCGCTCGTTTCTACCCCCCAAAATACGACCGCCGCCACGATATCAACCTGGTTGGGAATTATGAGTTCAATGAACGCTGGAAAGTCACCGCTTCTTTTAACTTTGCCACCGGCCAATCTTACACCAAGGTTTTAGGCAGATACGTCCAGCTCGATTTACCGTGGACTTTTGACGATCGTAACACCTTCACCGTTGGGCGGGTGAATGCCTCACGGCTTCCAAGCTATCACCGAATGGATGTATCGTTCTCACGAAAAGGTAAGTTCTTTGACCTGGGCGATTCAGAGCTACAGCTGCAACTCATCAACGTGTATTCCCGCCGTAACGTTTGGTTCTACAGCTTCGACTTTGATGAGAATCCGGTGGAGCGTAACCCTGTTTACCTGCTGCCCATTCTGCCCTCAATTTCTTACACCGTCAACTTTTAG
- a CDS encoding VOC family protein, which translates to MKTLVPYLFFRGNCEEAMNYYKECLDGEITALQRFGDTEMPVDDDHKQKIMHGELKADGIQMMFSDGAPHKDITEGDNVQLNINIDSEEEQDRLFELLSEGGEVTMPLETTFWGARYGMLKDKFGIRWMLNCELGE; encoded by the coding sequence ATGAAAACGCTTGTTCCATATTTATTTTTTCGGGGAAACTGCGAAGAAGCCATGAACTACTACAAAGAGTGCCTGGATGGTGAGATCACCGCTTTGCAACGGTTTGGAGATACTGAAATGCCGGTGGATGACGATCACAAACAAAAAATCATGCACGGCGAACTTAAAGCGGATGGTATCCAGATGATGTTTTCGGACGGCGCACCTCATAAGGATATAACAGAAGGTGATAACGTGCAGCTGAACATAAATATAGATTCTGAAGAAGAGCAGGATAGGCTGTTTGAACTGCTTTCAGAAGGTGGCGAAGTGACCATGCCGTTGGAAACAACCTTTTGGGGCGCCCGCTACGGCATGCTCAAAGACAAATTCGGAATCCGCTGGATGCTAAATTGTGAGTTGGGTGAGTGA
- a CDS encoding endonuclease domain-containing protein has translation MNLTQKTITEIARELRKKATPFENILWKYVRNRQLGGYKFLRQKPFVLEQHNNRRYFYIADFYCAELNLVVELDGKVHDFQKEYDYQRDVVLNGLGLKVLRIKNEELVDMDRVLKKILEVVR, from the coding sequence ATGAATCTCACCCAAAAAACCATAACCGAAATAGCCAGAGAGCTGCGAAAGAAGGCAACGCCTTTCGAGAATATATTGTGGAAGTATGTAAGAAACCGCCAACTGGGTGGATATAAATTTCTTCGACAGAAACCTTTTGTGCTCGAGCAACATAATAACCGCCGGTATTTCTATATCGCCGATTTCTATTGTGCGGAACTAAACCTGGTTGTAGAACTGGACGGCAAAGTCCATGATTTCCAAAAGGAGTATGATTATCAACGGGATGTAGTACTTAATGGATTGGGATTAAAAGTGCTTCGGATAAAAAATGAGGAGCTGGTGGATATGGATCGGGTGCTGAAGAAGATTTTGGAGGTGGTGAGGTGA
- a CDS encoding transposase: MLHKEVKNTSASFAHIGEWLTDQEADPSQTMLVSEHTGRYGEHLLRWTTTEGWSHAVVKTTALDKVSFEHHRKTDQWDASQLAEYGDRFSDRLHLTEAPIPAVGQIKRLQAERRKMVDQRAALKSKLTEADFHDADMSQLTEMWNQQIQLLTQHIDQLEQTMNELIRQDPALSKRYQTMRTAPGIGPVTGRFWLSLFAEQDQLNARKISSRFGFAPHSRSSGSSVKSPNRSTGYGNSEMRRLMHQAARSVANHNPHYHDYYEQKLAEGKHELVAINNIINKLIRLYCAMWNNQAEYDPKHIQKMIKKYKKSA; the protein is encoded by the coding sequence ATGCTCCACAAAGAAGTAAAAAATACTTCCGCAAGCTTTGCCCACATCGGGGAGTGGCTGACAGACCAGGAAGCTGACCCTTCACAAACCATGCTGGTGAGTGAACACACCGGCCGCTACGGAGAGCACCTGCTGCGGTGGACCACTACCGAAGGCTGGTCCCATGCGGTTGTTAAAACCACCGCTCTTGACAAAGTTAGCTTCGAACATCACCGCAAGACCGATCAATGGGATGCCAGCCAACTGGCCGAATATGGTGATCGCTTCAGTGACCGGCTGCACCTGACGGAGGCCCCAATACCGGCTGTCGGGCAAATAAAACGGCTTCAGGCCGAACGACGCAAGATGGTGGATCAGCGGGCAGCCCTCAAAAGTAAGCTCACCGAAGCCGATTTTCATGATGCGGATATGAGCCAGCTAACCGAGATGTGGAACCAACAGATTCAACTTCTCACCCAGCATATCGACCAACTCGAGCAGACGATGAACGAGTTGATTCGTCAGGACCCAGCGCTGTCCAAGCGCTACCAAACCATGAGGACAGCTCCCGGAATCGGTCCGGTAACGGGACGGTTTTGGCTAAGCTTGTTTGCTGAGCAAGACCAATTGAATGCCCGAAAAATCTCTTCCCGATTCGGCTTTGCTCCTCATAGCCGAAGCTCTGGAAGCTCCGTCAAAAGCCCGAACCGATCCACCGGGTACGGAAACTCCGAGATGCGGCGATTGATGCACCAAGCAGCCCGCAGTGTCGCCAACCACAACCCCCACTACCACGACTACTACGAGCAGAAACTCGCCGAGGGTAAACACGAACTGGTCGCCATCAACAACATCATCAATAAACTGATTCGTCTGTACTGTGCCATGTGGAATAATCAAGCAGAGTATGATCCAAAGCACATTCAAAAGATGATCAAGAAATACAAAAAATCAGCCTAA
- a CDS encoding DUF4249 family protein, translating to MKKLTLLIFFASALIISCNVYPQDDYEEFYVVESYLVANRQLPQVRLSTTVPADEVYDFEEAAVNNAIIEVRLLTSGPESAVEQSFTYSNSEPGIYQSDQNHAVIPERTYQLHISFPGSNDVITAQTIIPGSFEILGGVAESVVYQSTQQLEITLSESSYPGRQNIFVFNAISFEPDAEDLTPFYSDVFQDSDDPEEDITLLSNNSSGIINEGNFEVNPDGSVTVKYPWIGIAFYGLNDIVANTLDDNVYDFVRSQQVQLGGSTLSPGEIQNVIYHVDGGIGVFGSLASDTVTTNVERNPNL from the coding sequence ATGAAGAAACTAACGCTATTAATATTCTTTGCTTCGGCTCTTATCATTTCGTGCAATGTCTATCCGCAAGATGATTATGAGGAATTTTACGTGGTGGAATCATACCTGGTAGCCAATCGTCAACTACCCCAGGTTCGGCTTTCTACCACCGTCCCGGCTGATGAAGTATATGATTTTGAGGAAGCCGCTGTTAACAATGCTATTATAGAAGTTCGTCTGTTGACAAGCGGACCTGAGAGTGCCGTTGAGCAGTCTTTTACCTACTCCAATTCAGAACCCGGTATCTATCAATCCGACCAAAATCATGCGGTCATTCCTGAACGAACGTATCAGTTGCACATTTCTTTCCCCGGTTCCAACGATGTTATTACTGCTCAAACCATCATTCCGGGAAGCTTTGAGATTTTAGGTGGTGTTGCGGAGTCTGTGGTCTATCAATCCACCCAACAGCTTGAAATTACGCTGAGTGAAAGCTCATATCCCGGCCGGCAGAATATTTTTGTATTTAATGCCATCAGCTTCGAACCTGATGCCGAGGATCTCACACCCTTTTATTCGGACGTGTTTCAGGACAGTGATGACCCTGAAGAAGACATAACCCTGCTTTCCAATAACAGTTCTGGGATTATCAACGAGGGTAATTTTGAGGTCAACCCGGATGGCTCGGTTACGGTCAAGTATCCCTGGATCGGCATCGCTTTTTATGGGCTGAATGATATTGTCGCCAACACCTTAGACGATAACGTTTATGACTTTGTGCGATCTCAACAAGTACAGCTGGGCGGTTCCACTCTTTCTCCCGGTGAAATCCAAAACGTCATCTATCATGTAGATGGTGGTATTGGTGTGTTCGGCTCCCTTGCTTCAGATACGGTAACCACGAATGTGGAACGGAATCCCAATCTTTAG